A stretch of the Deltaproteobacteria bacterium CG11_big_fil_rev_8_21_14_0_20_42_23 genome encodes the following:
- a CDS encoding sterol-binding protein yields MDVKTFLEEKVLTKLNENPDLIETISAPVALKLDDDAQMWIVDCTRHPATLVQGDAVNAVATILMDTATFESLAAGSLDPQMAFMMGKVKVDGDLGKAIKFGAVLT; encoded by the coding sequence ATGGATGTAAAAACATTTCTAGAAGAAAAAGTGTTAACGAAACTGAACGAAAATCCAGATTTGATTGAAACCATTTCAGCACCAGTTGCTCTCAAATTAGATGATGATGCTCAAATGTGGATTGTAGATTGCACTCGTCATCCAGCAACTCTTGTGCAAGGCGATGCTGTAAATGCTGTTGCCACCATCCTTATGGATACCGCAACGTTTGAATCGTTGGCAGCAGGATCACTTGATCCACAAATGGCATTTATGATGGGCAAGGTAAAAGTGGATGGTGATTTGGGAAAAGCCATTAAATTTGGAGCTGTCCTTACCTAA
- a CDS encoding NAD+ synthase, translating to MKIALGQINTTVADFSGNKAKIISCIRKAEKEKVDLLLFPELCVCGYPPRDLLERESFLHKCYEVIEELKQLKSDVALLIGAPEKNTSFKGRHLFNSAFLLHRGEQLFVQRKSLLPSYDVFDETRHFETADSLHSFQFKGKKILITVCEDIWGDLEENGRKLYARDPLAAFVSDKHDYIVNISASPFYAEKYELREKILRNFAKKMKTPLVYCNLVGGNDEIIFDGRSLVLNEEGKVLAQAKAFEEDFLVYDFSSSQPSKQNSLSETEELYLALKLGLHDYAAKSNFTSAVLGLSGGIDSAVVACFAAEVFGPQNVTAYLLPSPYTLQQSIDDAHFLADALKIKTKTIRIDEVYASYRKSLHSEHEITLVEENLQARIRGNILMAHSNKTGDLLLSTGNKSELSVGYCTLYGDMAGGLAVISDVPKMKVYELAQHFNRKQNLIPLSTIERPPSAELRPDQKDVDSLPPYEVLDKILKLYIEEKKSAEDILSLGFSGEVVKKVLTLVDKNEYKRRQAAPGLKVTSKAFGIGRRIPIVWKSF from the coding sequence ATGAAAATTGCATTAGGCCAAATAAATACAACCGTTGCTGATTTTTCTGGAAACAAAGCGAAGATAATCAGCTGCATTCGCAAAGCGGAAAAGGAAAAAGTAGATCTTCTTCTTTTCCCTGAGCTTTGTGTTTGCGGTTATCCACCAAGAGATCTTTTGGAAAGAGAATCCTTTCTTCACAAATGTTATGAAGTGATAGAAGAGTTGAAGCAACTTAAGTCCGACGTTGCGCTTCTTATTGGCGCGCCGGAAAAAAATACATCTTTCAAAGGAAGACATCTTTTTAATAGCGCTTTTCTGCTTCATCGCGGCGAGCAACTTTTTGTGCAGCGCAAATCTTTGTTGCCTTCATATGATGTGTTTGATGAAACAAGACATTTCGAAACAGCAGATTCGCTTCATTCGTTTCAGTTTAAAGGGAAAAAAATTCTCATCACCGTTTGCGAAGATATCTGGGGCGATCTCGAAGAGAATGGAAGAAAGCTTTATGCACGCGATCCTTTGGCTGCGTTTGTTTCGGATAAGCACGACTATATTGTAAATATTTCAGCGTCTCCATTTTATGCTGAAAAGTATGAACTCAGAGAAAAAATTTTACGCAACTTTGCAAAAAAAATGAAAACGCCGCTTGTCTATTGCAATCTTGTGGGTGGAAACGACGAAATTATTTTCGATGGCCGCAGTCTTGTTTTAAATGAAGAGGGAAAGGTGCTAGCACAGGCAAAAGCATTTGAAGAAGATTTTCTTGTGTACGATTTTTCTTCTTCGCAACCCAGTAAACAAAACTCTCTTTCTGAAACAGAAGAATTATATTTAGCCCTTAAGCTTGGCTTGCATGATTATGCTGCCAAAAGCAATTTTACTTCTGCAGTGCTTGGACTTTCAGGCGGAATCGATTCTGCTGTTGTGGCTTGTTTTGCAGCGGAGGTATTTGGGCCTCAAAATGTCACCGCCTATCTTTTGCCATCTCCGTATACGTTGCAGCAAAGCATTGATGATGCACACTTTCTGGCTGATGCCCTGAAAATAAAAACGAAAACAATTCGCATTGATGAAGTCTATGCTTCATACAGAAAATCACTTCACAGCGAACATGAAATAACACTTGTGGAGGAAAATCTTCAGGCAAGAATTCGTGGCAATATTTTAATGGCGCATTCAAACAAAACAGGTGATCTATTACTTTCCACTGGAAATAAATCTGAGTTGTCCGTTGGGTATTGCACCTTGTATGGTGATATGGCTGGCGGCTTGGCTGTGATTTCTGATGTGCCCAAAATGAAAGTCTATGAACTCGCGCAGCATTTTAATCGCAAACAAAATCTTATCCCACTATCCACCATAGAACGCCCGCCTAGTGCAGAGTTGCGGCCAGATCAAAAGGATGTGGATTCGCTTCCTCCGTATGAAGTATTGGATAAAATCCTTAAACTTTATATTGAAGAAAAAAAATCAGCTGAAGATATTCTTTCACTTGGATTTTCCGGCGAAGTGGTGAAAAAAGTTTTAACCCTCGTTGACAAAAATGAATACAAAAGAAGACAAGCCGCTCCTGGTTTAAAAGTTACTTCTAAGGCTTTTGGAATTGGAAGGCGCATTCCCATTGTTTGGAAATCATTCTAG
- the rsmI gene encoding 16S rRNA (cytidine(1402)-2'-O)-methyltransferase: MSGILYIVATPIGNLEDITLRALRVLKEVDLIAAEDTRQTKKLLTHFAISTSLTSYFQGNERGKLETLVSALEEGKNIALVSDAGTPGISDPGYPLIREAVFRGIKVEVIPGPCAAISALVGSGLPTDRFSFIGFLPDKPGKRKKVLEELKSFEHTLIFYVSKWKIEKTLQDCCEVFGNKPAVLARELTKLHEESLRASLEELAEICSQRELKGELVLLIGNA; encoded by the coding sequence ATGAGTGGAATTTTATACATTGTTGCAACCCCCATCGGAAACCTTGAAGACATCACGCTTCGCGCTCTTCGTGTTTTGAAAGAAGTTGATTTGATTGCAGCCGAAGATACACGGCAAACAAAAAAACTCTTAACACACTTTGCTATTTCCACTTCTCTCACCAGCTATTTTCAAGGGAACGAAAGAGGAAAGTTGGAAACTCTTGTTTCGGCGTTGGAAGAAGGAAAAAATATTGCGCTTGTCTCTGATGCAGGCACACCAGGTATTTCCGATCCAGGTTATCCGCTGATTCGTGAGGCGGTTTTCCGAGGGATAAAAGTTGAAGTTATTCCAGGTCCATGTGCAGCCATTTCAGCTCTTGTTGGAAGCGGGCTTCCCACCGATCGTTTTAGCTTCATCGGATTTTTGCCCGATAAACCTGGTAAACGTAAAAAAGTTTTAGAAGAACTTAAATCGTTTGAGCACACGCTGATTTTTTATGTCTCAAAATGGAAAATAGAAAAAACACTTCAAGATTGTTGTGAAGTATTTGGCAATAAACCTGCGGTGCTTGCAAGGGAACTCACAAAACTACACGAAGAATCACTCCGAGCTTCACTTGAAGAGCTGGCGGAAATCTGCTCACAAAGAGAACTAAAGGGCGAACTAGTTTTGCTCATTGGGAATGCATAA
- a CDS encoding molecular chaperone DnaK, with protein MGKIIGIDLGTTNSVVAIMEGGEPKIITNEEGARTTPSVVAFKDDEIIVGQAAKRQSITNPEKTIFSVKRFMGDKYAEVKTEAEKMPYHVVAGANGDARIKVGDKELSPPEISAHILRKLKRAAENYLGEEVKEAVITVPAYFNDSQRQATKDAGKIAGLDVKRIVNEPTAAALAYGLDKDKDHTIAVFDFGGGTFDISILEIGENVVEVVSTNGDTHLGGDNIDEELIQYLINEFKKDQGIDVSKDKMVLQRLKEAAEKAKIELSSTMETDVNLPFLTADQSGPKHMNIKLTRAKFEALVGDLMNKTLKPCELALKDAGKKASEIHEVILVGGSTRIPKVQELVKNFFGKEPHKGVNPDEVVAAGAAVQAGVLAGDVKDMLLLDVTPLSLGIETLGGVSTALIERNTTIPTRKSQVFSTAADSQTSVEIHVLQGERAMAADNRTLGRFNLEGIPSAPKGVPQIEVTFDIDANGIVNVSAKDLATQKEQKIVITSSSGTGLSKDEIEKMVKDAKSHEAEDKKRKEEVETRNQADMLVHSVEKTLKENKDKLSADDIKNVEAALEKTKKAIESKNIDEIKSSSEELTQASHKLAEHMYKATADAAKAEAGDGEAKAEAKQDENVVDAEFTEGDDNKDAKAAH; from the coding sequence ATGGGAAAAATCATTGGAATCGATCTTGGAACCACCAATTCGGTAGTAGCCATCATGGAAGGTGGAGAACCTAAAATTATCACAAACGAAGAAGGTGCTCGTACAACGCCCTCCGTTGTTGCGTTTAAGGATGATGAGATCATCGTGGGCCAAGCTGCAAAACGTCAGTCTATTACAAATCCAGAAAAAACGATTTTTTCCGTGAAGCGTTTTATGGGCGATAAATATGCCGAAGTAAAAACGGAAGCTGAAAAAATGCCATATCATGTTGTTGCTGGTGCAAATGGCGACGCTAGAATCAAAGTGGGAGACAAAGAACTTTCTCCTCCCGAAATTTCAGCTCACATTTTAAGAAAATTGAAACGCGCTGCCGAAAACTATCTTGGTGAAGAAGTTAAAGAAGCGGTTATCACCGTTCCTGCTTACTTCAACGACAGCCAACGTCAAGCCACCAAAGATGCTGGGAAAATTGCCGGCCTCGATGTAAAACGCATTGTAAATGAACCTACCGCTGCAGCACTTGCTTATGGGCTGGATAAAGACAAAGACCATACCATTGCCGTTTTCGATTTTGGTGGTGGTACGTTTGATATTTCAATTCTTGAAATTGGTGAGAACGTTGTTGAAGTAGTTTCTACAAATGGTGACACCCATCTTGGCGGCGATAACATCGACGAAGAACTCATTCAATACCTCATCAACGAATTCAAAAAAGATCAGGGCATCGATGTTTCCAAAGACAAAATGGTGCTTCAGCGTTTGAAAGAAGCTGCTGAAAAAGCAAAAATTGAATTGAGTTCAACCATGGAAACAGACGTGAATCTTCCCTTCTTAACTGCAGATCAATCTGGCCCAAAACACATGAACATCAAACTTACTCGTGCAAAATTTGAAGCACTTGTAGGTGATCTCATGAATAAAACCTTAAAACCTTGTGAGTTAGCACTGAAAGATGCAGGAAAAAAAGCTTCAGAAATTCACGAAGTGATTCTTGTGGGTGGCTCAACTCGCATTCCAAAAGTGCAAGAACTTGTGAAAAACTTTTTCGGGAAAGAGCCTCATAAAGGTGTGAATCCAGATGAAGTTGTTGCCGCCGGAGCCGCTGTACAAGCGGGTGTGCTGGCTGGTGATGTAAAAGACATGCTACTTCTTGATGTTACTCCCCTTTCGCTTGGTATTGAAACCCTTGGTGGAGTTTCAACTGCACTCATCGAACGCAATACCACCATTCCAACTCGTAAGAGCCAGGTTTTTTCAACGGCTGCCGACAGTCAAACTTCCGTTGAAATTCACGTGCTCCAAGGTGAGCGTGCAATGGCTGCTGACAACAGAACACTTGGTCGCTTCAACCTTGAAGGAATTCCATCTGCACCAAAAGGTGTTCCACAAATTGAGGTAACCTTTGATATTGATGCAAACGGAATTGTAAATGTTTCCGCAAAAGATCTTGCAACACAAAAAGAACAAAAAATTGTCATTACCTCATCATCTGGAACTGGTCTTTCTAAAGATGAAATTGAGAAAATGGTAAAAGATGCAAAATCTCATGAAGCGGAAGACAAAAAAAGAAAAGAAGAAGTTGAAACCAGAAACCAAGCTGACATGCTTGTGCATTCGGTAGAAAAAACACTGAAAGAAAACAAAGACAAACTTTCTGCTGATGACATTAAAAATGTTGAAGCTGCCCTTGAAAAGACAAAAAAAGCAATTGAGTCAAAAAATATAGATGAAATTAAAAGTTCAAGCGAAGAACTCACACAAGCTTCACACAAACTCGCCGAGCACATGTACAAGGCAACTGCAGATGCTGCCAAAGCTGAAGCAGGAGACGGTGAAGCGAAGGCCGAAGCAAAACAAGATGAAAATGTGGTTGATGCCGAGTTTACTGAAGGCGACGACAACAAAGACGCAAAAGCTGCACACTAA